One region of gamma proteobacterium HIMB55 genomic DNA includes:
- a CDS encoding putative metal-binding protein (PFAM: Heavy-metal-associated domain), whose product MNTAFLNSLTLVAALALPVSAFADHSNEGPDHHAMSGMQHGDHDHGHEHAHQHEDAGHDRHGDHEEHDHGAMSMAATITQTDDVAAALAAGGAPVVVDVLGVVCDFCATAMNKIFGKRDEVAAVYVDLDKKTLSLVIGEGDALTDKQIEKLAKKAGYRIAAIRRGSEALGG is encoded by the coding sequence CGGTGTCGGCATTCGCTGACCACAGCAACGAGGGACCGGATCATCACGCTATGTCTGGCATGCAGCATGGTGATCATGATCATGGTCATGAACACGCGCATCAGCATGAAGACGCTGGCCATGACAGGCACGGGGATCATGAAGAACACGACCATGGCGCAATGAGCATGGCGGCAACCATTACCCAGACTGATGACGTGGCCGCGGCACTTGCTGCAGGTGGTGCACCTGTAGTCGTCGATGTTCTCGGCGTTGTCTGCGATTTCTGTGCTACCGCCATGAATAAAATCTTTGGCAAGCGCGACGAGGTCGCCGCGGTTTACGTCGATCTGGATAAGAAGACCTTGAGTTTGGTTATCGGTGAAGGCGACGCGCTTACCGACAAGCAAATTGAAAAACTTGCCAAGAAAGCAGGCTACCGCATTGCGGCCATCCGCCGTGGCAGTGAGGCGCTTGGCGGATGA
- a CDS encoding putative HD phosphohydrolase (PFAM: HD domain): MNTAVPERAKFHHMKDGTADDWMIIGAEVQEFSKTLYQRIIDHLLLLEGDCGGFPVDRLTHCLQTATLAHKDGKDEEYVVCALLHDIGDTLGPANHADIAAVLLQPYVSEANYWMVKHHAIFQGYYFFEYLGLDKNMRETYKDHPMYEQTLEFIEKYDAPAFDPEAETYPLSFFEPMIQRVFEKPKQSLYKSETSTAFQD; the protein is encoded by the coding sequence ATGAATACAGCAGTACCTGAACGGGCAAAGTTCCACCACATGAAGGATGGCACCGCGGATGACTGGATGATCATTGGTGCCGAAGTGCAAGAGTTTTCTAAAACACTCTATCAACGAATCATCGATCATTTGCTGCTACTCGAGGGTGACTGCGGAGGCTTCCCCGTAGATCGTCTGACGCACTGCTTGCAGACAGCAACGCTTGCTCATAAAGATGGTAAAGACGAAGAATACGTTGTCTGTGCTCTGCTGCACGACATTGGCGATACCCTTGGCCCAGCAAACCACGCGGATATTGCCGCCGTTCTACTCCAGCCCTATGTGAGTGAAGCGAACTATTGGATGGTCAAGCATCATGCAATCTTTCAGGGCTACTACTTCTTTGAGTACCTTGGCCTCGACAAGAATATGCGCGAGACCTACAAGGATCATCCGATGTACGAGCAAACGCTCGAGTTCATCGAGAAATACGATGCCCCCGCTTTTGACCCCGAAGCAGAGACCTATCCACTGTCGTTCTTCGAGCCTATGATTCAGCGCGTGTTCGAAAAGCCCAAGCAGTCGCTGTATAAGTCTGAGACGTCCACAGCCTTTCAAGATTGA